In Daphnia pulicaria isolate SC F1-1A chromosome 9, SC_F0-13Bv2, whole genome shotgun sequence, the genomic stretch CTATCCATgcgatgttttaaaattcgcgCAACCTAAACGGAAACTTTATACAACTCCtacatctagcggtaaagaaTGAGACCCCACCGAAGATTTTATAAgagccgttctagtgtcgcaataGTTTTTCCCGTTCTAGTTTCGTCGCTTAaatatggacgttctagtgtcgggcgggcgttctagtgacgcattCGAAATCCATCAAGCGATAAAGAATCATCCCCTGCGGAAGATTCTTTTgtagccgttctagtgtcgttaTAGTTTTTCCCGTCCTAGTTGCATCGCTTAaatatggacgttctagtgtcgggcaggcgttctagtgacgcattccaaatccatctagcggtaaagaaTCAAACCCTGCGGAAGATTCTTTTatagccgttctagtgtcgcaataattataaatgatttcCCGTCCTAGAGTCGTTGTTAAAATATGAAAGTTCTAATGTCGCAAAAtccgttctactgtcgcagagAAATTTAGAGGTTTTCCGTCCTATTGTCGTTACTTAAAtgtggacgttctagtgtcgcagcGGAATTTAGAGGTTTTTCCGTTCTAATGTCGTGGCTAAaatatggacgttctagtggTAAAAgggcgttctagtgtcgcgttctagtgacgcattCGATTAGTCCTTGTGGTTATTAGTCCCAATGTCGCTATCCCATGCAGAATTGCAGACGAAACGATTGTCCCAACTCCCAAGCTCCCAAGGAACTAGGAAGGAGCTGACAGAGTGACAGCTGAAATGTGAAATGTGGAAAATCGAAAGAATTCGAAAAGTGAAATCAATATTCAGCATGATGTTTGACCATGTTTGACACTGAAAAACTAACTTGACTTGGTAGTTGGTAGTATGTTAACTAAATGTTTTCATGCATATTTACCAGTTCATTTGTCATCATTTCTTCATTTGCCACGTAATGACGACCATTGTTGAAGGTGGCCAGGAATTCTAAGCTGTCATCAATCCTGCAGCTGTAGTGTGCCTATactaaaaatggaattaaaaattgtaataCCACAGTAATCTTACAAATTTCTTACCTTTTCTTTCAGATGCATGTTTTGTAAATTCTGAATCCAAGAACTTAGAGCCATCATTTAACTTGATTGACTTTCTTTCCCGATTTTAATAATGGTGAGCTGCAGTTTGAACATGTCAACTAAAAAACAGTTTCTACACCTACATGTGTTTGTCTtgaggtttattttttatttttctagatgATCAATTGCAAGTACTTACCTGAGCAGCTGAGCTCTCTTCCTTTCTGTGGTTCCTTTCAATTGAttcatttgaggtattgcttcaCTGCaatcttgttttaaaattgaCATCTAAATTTATCTTTTCAGTTAAATCCCTTGCTGCTGTTCCAGACCTTATCCACTAGTGGGATATGCAGAGAGATGTTGAACTAATTCCAGGTATCTTCTCATTATCTTCTTTTCACTGCATGCTTAGttcatttaattcaattttaggTTAACCCTTTGCCATTGTTCTACAATTTGAAGAAGTTGATGGTTAAAGAAGAGCTTGCTTTCAATCAACAACAATAAATTGTGTAGATGTAGATATATAGGAATAtatgtagaaaaagaaaacgtacAAGTATTATTTGTATTACTTCGTTTGCACTCGCGAGAAGGTCCAAATTTAGGAATTATTGTCAGCTACCTGCATTATCAATGTACTCAAAGggctgtttttaatttttttttccataaaaaaaaatcaaaacagcaTTTGACCTATAAAGGTTAAGGATATGACATCTACAAATAGCCATTTCAATAATAAGGTTTTGTTCAAATTAAAATGCCTAGTCTGTGTGTGCTTAAACAGCACCACACATATGAATTTAGAATTCATCCAAAATCAACACATACAGTAACACTTGGAAAAAATGCATCCGCAACTAGACTAAATGTTAACCAGAGTTAGTATTAAGCAATACTTCGAGGATTCCACGCCCTTTAAACATGTATGAAATTCAATGGCACATCACCCAACTTTGTCAAGTAATTCCTaaacaaacaacagaaaaatggttttaccaTTGTAGTGAGGCCCATAAATATTTCAAGGCTAAAAAAACATCGTAAATGTAAAAACACATCGTAAATGTGAGCTTCGTAATCCGCTGGCTTCGACAGCGGCCTCCACTGCGAGTCCTTTGCGCATCATTTACATTTGTAGATGTCGTCCGGATACGCGTCTTGTCTGACTCTGTTAAAAACACTGGAATATTAAGGACTGCAGTTGAATTCTCCTCTACCTATAATGAGAATATTATGTCATTAaacttaatttcttttcttggttAACCAAAGTAAGACATGCCAGGGAGTATTTGACTCGATCGTGTACATATAGCACATATTTTTGGTCagttataaaaatttattaagactTACGCTGTCTCATCGTCTGAACCCCAGTAAATATGTTTTAACAAGACCGTTGGGAACCCAGGTTCATTCCAGGTGATTTCGATTGATGGAGACGTGTAATTCGATTCGTATCTCACCAATGATatcaaaaacctttttttaaacagaaaaGTCAAAACTTAAAAGTAATTCAGATATTAATTCAAGAATTAAAACATACCACTCTTCTTGGTGCGAGCGGAAGTCATAGCGGCTGGTAGCACAACTTAAGGTCCTATTCCTGACGGGATCGTAATCACGACAAGCCATCATCTGTATGGTATATTCGGCGTAGGCATATAGTGCCGTACACCGATTGCAGTGGATTAAGAGGCAGTTTCCATTTGATAAGGCATTCGAAGCTAGACTTGAAACAGGCTCTCAAATCTCTTAGATGTCGGGTTCCATGCAAAAagggatgaaaaataaaatccatcAAATCGTCTCACCGAAGCTGACGAATACAGCAGAAAATAGATTTACCTGCTAGTCTTGTTCTTTCGAATAAGACCGGGCTACGTCTGCCAATTCGTTCGCTAGTTTGCCGGGGATGTACTGTGTACGTCTGTTTATAGATGGCGTAAGATTTCGTAAGGCtggagagaaataataatGCCGTTTCGTCTCAACGGGTTAATGATTATACTctgtcatttcttttcttttttaccaatGTTGCTACGTTCCTATAAAGGTAAATTTCTGCATAGTTTTATTGGCTGGAACTTAACTCAGTTTCTCCATTATCCGGTTACTAGTTATCTTGTGCCAGTTGTAAGTCCCAATTCTATTTAACGTAAGGATTTTCATGGACAGATTTGGCGCATGGTGATTCACTCTATGTCAGTGACGCATCGCCGCTCCATaaactaaagaaaagaaaagattatatTTGTAAGTTAAAGGTAAGATGATCTCATCAAATCTCGTCGATTGGCACAGGAAAGAGCAGTTCGTGTGTGTTTAATTGTTCGAATGTTATTTAAAGGGaacaaattgttaaaaaaaaaaaaccattggcGACGCCGGATGAAGTGCGCCCGGACCAAAACTGAAATTATAAACAAGTTCAACATGGCCAAGGGGAAAAAGTTTTGCGGAAGACTATGGAAACGATTTCTTACCAAATAATGACCGGGAGGACGTGCAATCGCTTGGATTTTGCATTGGATTTTTCCCAATGATGGGGTGCAATGTATCCGGGCTGCAATTCCACCATCACGATTTCAGTTCAGCCACTCGGCAGCCCTCCAATTCCGAAAACTGTTTTGGGCCATTTCGAACTTCCATATTGGGGCAAACTGTCGAAACAAGAAGTcaatcaacaaaataaaatcttaatTGAATACATGTCTCTGCAGCAGACTGAATGGATAAAAACATgccaaaaagataaaaaaaatatacctaAACTATATCTTCCATCTTACGAAGAGGCTGGTGGGCGTCGATGGACGAACTGGGAAGATCCAGCATAGCAGGGACGAGTAAAGAGGTGGTCACGTTAAAAAGAACCAAGAAAATCACAAAAGTGGCAAAAACatgttgaaaaacaaatcttaACACTGCAGGCATTCTAGAATTAGATATTCCAAGTTGTGTAGGCTCCCACTTTTGTTTAACGTTTAGAAAATACTTGGCAGCAGTAATGAATGAGGTTCCTGCCACTACTGATGGTTTATCCTTATAGCTTAGGTTGATACAATGAGTCGTTAGGAACGATCACTAATTGATTGGCAAAAATGATGCCGAATATCGGATGATTGCTTCACACTCTCTTATTTCAACTGGGACTGTTGCATGAAGTCCATGATGTAGACTTTGCCGAAAAACATGGGAAAACTTGCACAAATGTCTTTTGCAAGAGACTTGAATTTTGGAATTAAGAAGTAGTCAGTTGCATAGACATCATATTAGTTAATTAATGTGCTTCCCTTTCTAGGAAAtacaataataaaacaattaagCAAACATACCATAGCTCTTCCATTTGCTAGCAACTAGAACCAGAGATATTCCATCTCAAGTATACACTCTGCTTCATCCCCTCATCTGTGTCATATGTTACTTATTCTTGCATGGTAATTCctggaatacaaaaaaaaaatgtttagaatACACCCAAATCCTTGGTCACTTCACAAGACTTAAATAAAAAtgctaaattgaaaaaaattcaagaacaagaagaaaaatctcttCTTCGATCAACAGCCAGTTTGAATCACCTGTTAACTGTTGTGCTAGCCCTGTAATTCCTGTGTTAACACTTAACACTTAGCAATCAGCTGTAAAGTCTGTTAAGTATTAACAAAGAAGCCATCTTACGGCTGTCGGGAAGATTTCCAACAGTTAAACATGATTTCTTTTGgggctttttaaaaattgacgaTAAATTACTGACATATTTAATTAATAGTTATGGACTTCTAGATATTAGTATAATAAATAACAtggataaacaaaacaaaaaactaatttaCTCCTGCTGGTCCCCCTGGATTTCTTTATCTCCCCCAGCTTACCTTGAAATCAACCAACGATTTCTTTATCACCCACACGTTAAACCAGGTAAAACCTTGAATCGTTTGTTTAGTTTCACAGGTAAAAACCTTGAGATTGACCTTCTTTCTAATTTGTGGCCTTCATTGTCCATTTAAAAGGCTGGCCATCCAACATTTCTTCGTCAGTCTACTTTCCGTAGCTGATTGAGAGAGTACCGCACATTCTCTTGGCCAACTATGGGTTGTCGGTTgggccttgttcttttatATTCTTGTCCTGTAGTTGATCAAATGGAATCTTCAATTTACGATGCCATTGGATTAACTACAGTCAGGatataaatgaatttttctaCTGAACATAGCACATTATTTAAAAGTTGttaaatatttctaaaatttcttcaaagtttaaaaaaattgtacaaaCTCAATCTTCCTTTGATTGATATACcggcagaaaacaaaaatcctaaaaaatttaTGAGTGAGACCACCCACCCAAACGTCAGTTTAACCGACGATATCTAAGTCAAGATTACAGGAATCTTGTATCTCGCTAACGGCGAATAACTCCAGTACGGAAGCAGGATAGTAGTGGTAGATACCACTAgggttttcatttcaaattggggtacacaaagaaaaagggaaaatatagATCTAACTGGATTTGTACACGGGACTCTCAAGCGTGGCAGATGATTGCTGTACCGCAGAACTTCAAAAGTTGCTGAAAACATTACGATATTATCAGACAACTTTCAGCACATCCCAGAAAAAATATATGATCAACTTCCGCAAATAGTTCATACCGAATGTGCGACCATGGTTTAATGGTTATGGCACCTAGTGTTGATACGAAAGGTTCCGGATGCGATTCCTACCCCCCAATGTTTCCCCATGTCGGTCTGTATAATACAACCCCTGCATGGACCAACTACTAGCAGTAGAAATCCAAATCTTACTCActtataaaagataaaaaaaacctgagATAAACAGTTCAGAATAAGCCAGATCGATTACCTACCGTAAGCCGTGGGACAATCTTGTACGCCGTTGTACCAGAGCGTTGACTACTGCTGTAATAGACCGGTATGAAATATGGCGAACCCATGAATGGAaaaccttttgttttcttattggcACGACAGTCGTGAATTTCAGCAATCTTTCATCAGTTTCCGCCGAGAAAGTCCATGGAACAGTGGGTGGGATTATCCTGGAAGTGTAATGGAAGTTTATTTTGATGCAAACAATTATCAAACAAGCttgtaaagaaagaaaaaaatagcaatacctcaaatcaatcaatcttGGATTGTTCTAAATCAGAACTCAATtgggggagggaggggggatcACCGCCATCGCCTGGCAGCATTCTCTCGTTGTCCACAAAATAGATAGCAGCAAAGAATTGGATCTGACGAAGGTTTCAACATTTTGCAGATTCAAACATGGCTGCAGTTGGAACTAACCTGGAAGTAGAATAAACGGTTTATTATactaataatattcaaacaagcTTGTAGACAAgaaatacctcaaatcaatcaatcttAGATCGTTCTAAGTCAGAACTCAattgggggaggggggggggatcaccGCCATCGCCTGGCAGCATTTTCTCATTGTCCACAAAATAGATAGCAGCAAAGAATTGGATCCGACGAGGGCTTCAACAAATTGCAGGTATACCTAACGGCAGCGGAGGATCTGACGAAAAGTAATCGGAAATAACgatcaataaataataacgaacCCTCTGGGGCGAACTGTTCCCAATACTCCATCATTGCTTGTTCCAGGAGTAGCCAAGCTTTGTAAATAGAGCTCGTCGATCCCTCGGGTGAGATCCACACTTTCGATCGCATCCGGGCAATTTTCCACGCGTCCTCCTTCTTGTACCCCATTTCCAGATGGTTCAACAGGCTTGATCGGGAGTATTGCTTTACATCCAGTAAATATAGGCCGGCATGTTCCTGCGACGATCGAGAATCCATCAGTTTTCCCTGGCGCAACGTAATATCTAGAAAGTAAGATTAGTTTCAATACAAATACGATTCAAACGCATCTTACTTACTTGAGTATATTGATGATTGCGTGGTTGTTCGGGTCTTCTTTGGCTGGTTTGGAGTAAATGGGTCGAAGGTCATGCGCTGCTTGCCGTTTAATAAAGGGATCAAAGTTCGACTGGAAGTCGATTGTGAGTCGGTCGACTCGGTACGGGTTAAGGAAAGCGCAGTTGAGCCTCCGAATCCACAATCGTGGGCAATGTGGACATGGTAGAATCCTCTGACGGAGTGAGCTGCCAAAGCGATCCATCCACAGGCAGACTTTTTGGAAGTTGGTCCGGATACATTTTCGCGAATAGCAGATACGACTTCTTGAGCGCCTCGTTCATTTCTGGCGACAATGACGTTTCGGATGATACGTTTTCTGAGATGCACGAGATTAATTCGTTCAAGTTCAGGCTCGAACCCGCATCCGGGGAGTCGCATCCCAGGGGCGCAGCACTCATTTCTAAGTCCATTTCCAAGTACTGCAGGCACGACAGCTGAAGACGGTCCCGCTGCAACGTTAACTTCAGGATTTTCAACCATTGGAGCAGGCTTTTTCTTGACTGCCCAAAAAAACGGATAGCGTTGTGGAGTAACTTGCGAAGAGACATTTTCCATTcaactgaaacaaaaaaattgtatttaatgTAATGATAACCTTGCTGAAACATATATTCATTCAAGTCACGTTGCTTGTCATCACTAATATCAAAAGGATCTTCAGGTTCAACAACATCATTGGCAAAACCATCTATAACATCGTGAGGCACATAGACATTAAGATTTTGGTTAAAAGCATCAACAAAAACTTCAAAGCTGGCTGGAACAGGGGTAGATGGCCGGATCACATCTTCGTCTACATCAAGGCCTTCGTCAACTTCCTCAGCATGAAAAGCGGGAAAGGCTGGTAAATCTATCAGCATCTCTGGATCTTGTGGGGGATCCCAATCTTCAACAGCTTCTCTCATCATTAAATCAGCTTCGCAAATTTTGCAGTCGAATACTGATGTCTTCTTAAACACAGATGTGTCACATGCGTCGCATTTGGTATCCCAATTCCAAGTATGTAAACTCCAGCCATCAATAGGGGCATGTCTtccgacttcttcttctaacaTTGTTCTGTTCATACGGCCATAACGTTGATCGTTTGGAAATTGATCCCATTCGTCTCCATCGCTATCAGTgtagattgtttttttttcatcacaaTGCCCTTTCATTTTATGGGCAAATACGTGTCGTTTTTGATCTTTCCATTCTAGTTTTTTGGTTGGCAGGCACGTAGAACAAATAacgtaaaaatcaaaataccaaTGATCTCTATTCCATGGTCGCATTGGAAAAGACTTGGCTACTAAATagcaattccattccatacaccATCTTGAAACACGTTTATATTGTTCAAGTGTAGGAGTTAAACGGCAAAATACTGCTTGAGCTTAACATCCACAAGATCTTTTAGGTGTGACTTTAATATGATAATTTCCGTTTGCACTttcgttattttattattgtaatCTCACtgtaacaacaaaataaactatttatatgtaggaaatagaaaacattattgaataaaaatcaaaaacaaatctcgtctaatatttttaaaatgtcgtTTCATTCCATTCATTCATAAgagataacaaacaaaaggcATGACCAACAGGAGAAGATCTTTTGAGCTAAATTTTGACATTTATGGCGGAGTTCGCCAGATAGACCCACTTCTGCAGTCCCCTTATATACGAAATGTTAAGATAAACATTTTATCACTAATTAATCTACCTTTTGCTGATAGGCCTTGTGATGAGATTCGCCATCTTCTGCAATAGATCCCGACTGATAAATGTGTTCCATTTGCATTGATCCTATCTGAGAAAAGAATccaacaaaatacaaaaaaatacaaatcaaaataaaacagttcaataattaaaaatttatactTGAAATAAAATGGCAACTAATAcaattatatatttaaaaaaaaaagattgtttattcttttgtttatccAACTCATGAAAACATATTCAGAGGTTTAAGCAAGGCCATTACTGATTTGTTTAAGTCTTAAAATATCTTTGTTGATCATGTCGCATAtgtgaatgaaaaaagaaaatcgtaaGAATATAGTACTCGGTACTAAATTCTCTGACACTGTTGTCATCGAAataattttgacaaaaatcaACAGAACCGCAGAACTCCAACCACTATCTGGTTACCAAAGCACGATAAGATtgctttaataaaaattacgcttaaaataaattctttaaacattttttttttttaaataacatgcATATCAGGTTCACTAATtggcaatatcataatttTCACATGTGCGTTTGACACCtggaataaatatatatatatatataaaaaatacgaTGCAATCAGAGGCAATTCTAACTTGCACACCACGTTTCTCGAGTCAGGTTTAAATGTCAAAATGACGACGGATCAAATATTTAAAGGCAAGTTTCATTTACGTTATTTTAGACTAGCTGTTTcaataagaaattcaaacgTATCTTAATGGCAAAAACTTGAGACAAATGCTGAAAACCACGTTCCTTCAATAAAAACACGCACCACCAATCACATGACAATTGACCAATATCGTTAGGACACATCAGACCGTTGGGACACGACACCGATGTTATAGCTTCGTTAAATTGCATTGCAATCCAGTCTTGTGATAGCATACGTTTGGAGGTCTTCGTCGAGAGAACATTAGGGCAAAACCAGTTGGCTGAAAAAGGTAactacattcaaaaaaatgcaaGAATTTTAAGTAATTTAGGGCATTTACCTCTATTGTTTGTTGTTAATCAAGTTGTAATGGAAGAAACTTCTTCATTACAACTTGATTTGAGTTGTATTTTTAAGTAATTTAGGGCATTTACCTCTATTGTTTGTTGTTAATCAAGTTGTAATGGAAGAAACTTCTTCATTTCAGTGAAATTTCAGAGCCCTAAATTACTTAAAATTCTTGcattttaaatagtttatcaCATTTGCAATATTATCTATACTAGATTAACAAAATGGGATTCGTCACTGTTGTGATTCAACTGGCATTATTGTTCGTATTATCAATAAACTGCAATAATACGACCGCCGTTGATTACCCATTGAACcaagaattatttttgaagaaaatcgaTACGGAATGCCTAGCTTACCGCTACGTTCCATGCCGCAAGAGTTCCATGACACCCATGAATGTTATTTTTCAAGATGAAGAAATGAATGATCCGAATTCATCCAAATCGAACATCACCATCAAGTATGATTTTCAATGCATTTCCTATCAATTAATTCCGTGCGAAAAGGAATCGAAAAATGTGATCCTCAAAGTCGTAGATCAACAAGAGCGACTTCGAAAAACAAGATCAATTTACAGCGAACTTCTACAAAATTGCCAAGAGACCAAAACTTCCGATCTGTCTCTCCTGGCAACAGAATCCCACTGCTTAACCAGTCCATCAACGGACAGTGAAATTTCTCAACTCATTGCACTTGAAAACATGCAAATTTgtaacgagaaagaaaaaattataaccCAACAGCTGAACGTGATTGAAAACGAGAAGTTTGTCCTGCAAAGAGACCAAATAGCCTTAACCGAAAGAGTGAACAAATCTGAAATCGCAAGTAAAAGATCAGCTGAAAATTTGGAAGTGTGCAAAGGACTGGCCGCTAATTTAACCATACAATTGGCTGATTGCGAAAATGGGGATGTGAAAGCAAAGGAGAAAATCAAACCAGtaaacggcacgaaaaatcAGTTGGGTCTACATGAGGAATTCAACGACGAAACCACGGCAAAAGGCACGAAAAATCAGTTGGGTCTACGTGAGGAATTCAACGACGAAACCACGGcaaacggcacgaaaaatcTGTTGGCCCTACGTGAGAAATTCAACGACGAAACCAAGCTCATTTATAATTACATCGCTAAAGCGTTCACTGGTACTCCTTTTTCGGGAAATTTGGACAATTACACCTTTTACCAAATGGGCCGTATGAGAATCATACCAAAACCAAATATCCAACCACTTGCGCCCCAAAACGGCACAGTTTTCAACGATGTCACATCAATTACATACAGCCTCACGATTCCATCGTGCAAGTATTCAGCAGACAGTCAAAGCGTTTTTATTGCCGTCGTATCTGCACCGGAAAACTTCCAAAACCGTCAACAAATTCGACAGACGTGGAAAAATCATGTCCACTTGGTGCAAAGAAACGGTGTGCTGGGCACGATTTGCACGATTgaatttgcttttgttttaggACCAACAAAAgataaatcaaaccaaaacagTATTATAGAAGAAAGCACAAAATATAAGGACATCATTCAGATTTCAGAAATGGAAGAGTTTCCAAGTCATATGACGATGCCCGGAATTATCAATTGGATTTACTCTCGCTGTCCCCAAATCGAATTTCTATTCAAAGTCGAAGATGACATGTATGTCAACGTACACAAACTAGCATACTATATTCGAGACTTTTACGATTTCGGCAATAATGCCAACATGGCCATTTACAGTCAGAAAGTGGATGAGAGTATTAACAAGCAAAACAAGCCCAAGCCCATGAGAAGTATGCATGCCTAAGACCACAGCAAATTATTTCCCCTTGAATTTTAAACATAATCGATTTCTTTATTCAAAGGTGGAGACAAGATGGTGGCGTTAGATGAGTGGCCATGGGATACGTATCCGTATTACTTTGATGGACCTGCCTATTTGATGCATAAAAGTACCATCCTCCCACTATTGGCGGCCATTCAAACAACACCTGCCTATTTCTTAGAAGATGTCTACATAACCGGAATTTGTGGCGATAAAGCGGGACTTATTAAGAAAATCGGCGGAGGTGTACCAATGTAAGTTTTCTCCATAAGCGCAAAATAATTTCGCTTTAGTTTTTCACTCTATCAAATCATAGTCAGTAATCCGATCGTTAATTTTGCTGCTCAATACTAATAATTCTTTGCATCATCCTATTCAAAATATAGCATGTGGCCATGGTCATCGAAGACGGTGAACAATACATGCGACGTGAACATGTTTCTATCCTGGAAGAATACGGTATCTTACATAGCCCACAAGGATATAGACGCATTCTACGGCGGGAGAGCGCCTGATCCTAGTTGCGATTACAAGAAAAGCgaaaatttcccatttttccgtTTCCCTTGAAAAGTGAACTTTACtaattactttatttttactattaccatattttttccttatatctttttattcttttgatcATTCTTGAATTAAGTGTGCtgtggattt encodes the following:
- the LOC124312942 gene encoding uncharacterized protein LOC124312942 isoform X1 codes for the protein MGFVTVVIQLALLFVLSINCNNTTAVDYPLNQELFLKKIDTECLAYRYVPCRKSSMTPMNVIFQDEEMNDPNSSKSNITIKYDFQCISYQLIPCEKESKNVILKVVDQQERLRKTRSIYSELLQNCQETKTSDLSLLATESHCLTSPSTDSEISQLIALENMQICNEKEKIITQQLNVIENEKFVLQRDQIALTERVNKSEIASKRSAENLEVCKGLAANLTIQLADCENGDVKAKEKIKPVNGTKNQLGLHEEFNDETTAKGTKNQLGLREEFNDETTANGTKNLLALREKFNDETKLIYNYIAKAFTGTPFSGNLDNYTFYQMGRMRIIPKPNIQPLAPQNGTVFNDVTSITYSLTIPSCKYSADSQSVFIAVVSAPENFQNRQQIRQTWKNHVHLVQRNGVLGTICTIEFAFVLGPTKDKSNQNSIIEESTKYKDIIQISEMEEFPSHMTMPGIINWIYSRCPQIEFLFKVEDDMYVNVHKLAYYIRDFYDFGNNANMAIYSQKVDESINKQNKPKPMRSGDKMVALDEWPWDTYPYYFDGPAYLMHKSTILPLLAAIQTTPAYFLEDVYITGICGDKAGLIKKIGGGVPIMWPWSSKTVNNTCDVNMFLSWKNTVSYIAHKDIDAFYGGRAPDPSCDYKKSENFPFFRFP
- the LOC124312942 gene encoding uncharacterized protein LOC124312942 isoform X2 gives rise to the protein MGFVTVVIQLALLFVLSINCNNTTAVDYPLNQELFLKKIDTECLAYRYVPCRKSSMTPMNVIFQDEEMNDPNSSKSNITIKYDFQCISYQLIPCEKESKNVILKVVDQQERLRKTRSIYSELLQNCQETKTSDLSLLATESHCLTSPSTDSEISQLIALENMQICNEKEKIITQQLNVIENEKFVLQRDQIALTERVNKSEIASKRSAENLEVCKGLAANLTIQLADCENGDVKAKEKIKPVNGTKNQLGLREEFNDETTANGTKNLLALREKFNDETKLIYNYIAKAFTGTPFSGNLDNYTFYQMGRMRIIPKPNIQPLAPQNGTVFNDVTSITYSLTIPSCKYSADSQSVFIAVVSAPENFQNRQQIRQTWKNHVHLVQRNGVLGTICTIEFAFVLGPTKDKSNQNSIIEESTKYKDIIQISEMEEFPSHMTMPGIINWIYSRCPQIEFLFKVEDDMYVNVHKLAYYIRDFYDFGNNANMAIYSQKVDESINKQNKPKPMRSGDKMVALDEWPWDTYPYYFDGPAYLMHKSTILPLLAAIQTTPAYFLEDVYITGICGDKAGLIKKIGGGVPIMWPWSSKTVNNTCDVNMFLSWKNTVSYIAHKDIDAFYGGRAPDPSCDYKKSENFPFFRFP